Within the Hevea brasiliensis isolate MT/VB/25A 57/8 chromosome 2, ASM3005281v1, whole genome shotgun sequence genome, the region ttttttatacacAAGTTATTTTTTGCGAAACAAACGGAGCCTAATAGTGAATAATCTTAAAAGAGGTCGATGGAGAAACTCAAACTCAACACCTATTAAGATGTATAAAGACTAACCACGCTACCCATGATTGATTAAATCTAATCATTTCTTTCTCTTTATGCTAAgtataaaaaatagaaaatgaaAGAGTTATTTGCCAAAAAAACttgaaatttgataatttttgcaattaaattCTGATATTTATATAATTGTCAATTAAACCCTTATATTTGATTGATGTGTTAAATTGACATTGACCGTCAAAAAACTGTTGGTATACTTAACGGAGTTCCACGTCAGCTGCCATATCATCATTAGAAAAGCCATATCAAAACCATAAATTTGTGTTCATTTGCCAAAAAAAGTGAAGTTTgccaattttgtaattaaactttgaaatttacATAATTACCAATTAAACTATTACATTTTATTGGTGTTTCAAATTAACCTGATCATTAATAACTTATTAGTATACTTCAATCTTAGAAGTAgagcaaaataaaataaaataaaataaaataaaattcttccTTCTCTGCACAGTCAACTCTTTCTTCAAATAAACTATTTTATCCTTAATTTTTTTCGGGTCTTTGTCTACACTTCAACTATGCTTTACATATCATTAATCAATATATCATTTTGATTATACTTTTCACTAAGTTGCATCTATTTTTCAGTGATTTTGCTGTAAATCTCATTCAATTTTGTAACTTTCTCTTTAACCTTTTCCCGGCCATTGGAAAGTGGATCAAACCACTGGAAGAAAGAACAGTCATTCCCTAAATTAATTGCTTATTAATATCAGTTATCAATAAGCTTATAAAGTCCAAATCTCAACcaaaatagttaaaataaaatctaatataaTTAACTGTCAAGCACCACATATTAATGGTTGATTGATTGTAGGGTTAATTTGAGATATTAATTGGTAATTATACAAACTTTAGTTTATAATTGTAAAAATTGGCAAACTTCATGATTTTTTTAGTAATTAAATCTGATTTTGGATTTTTTATGTGGCTTCTTCAGTGATAATATGGTAGCTGACGTAAAATTCTTATTAAGTATAATGAAAGTTTATTAACGGTTGGGTCAATCTAAGACATCAATCAAACGTGagagtttaattaataattatgcaaattttaataattaattgcaaaaattgatAAACTTCAAGATTTTTTTGGCAATTAAcccaaaataaaataacaaaaacatGGAGGTGCCACCAATTAGGATGAAGAATTATTTCGTCAAATTGCAGGTGAGTTCATTAGAGATgtggataaattaattattggacaATACAGTGGGAATCATGGAACAAGAACATGATGATAAGATAACATATACTCCACTCCAAAGCATTCATGAATTCTCATAATTTGAGTGCTTCATTGGCCTTCCTTAGAAGGCATATCCATTGTTTATAGTTTTAACAAAAACACTAATCATGATAACGTGGATAATTATATACCACTCACTCTATAATCGATAAAAATTCTTATCTAAATTCGATTTAATATAGATTTAAAATACAAAAATGTGAGATTCATGGGTTTAATAGGTAAGTCTCACTATACATCTAATGTCTTAAATTCATGATAGACCCAATTTATACAAGAAAAATTCATATAATTGCTCATTTAATCACATGTTAATTAATCAATTGTTATCTTGAGGCAGTCTCTTTGTATTTAAGGTTCAAAATTTTCACTTAAAATTGTGTTTAGAAAGACAAAGGGGTCGAGCTGGAACAACAGGTTTAGATGATTTTAAGTTATGAATgtgttcatttaaattatttatatagtcattatataaaaaattatactaAATTCAGATTAAATTGTGACTTTTTGATTGTTTTGAATTAAAATATTGCTTTTATCATAGAAACTAATTCTAATAGTTTAATTAATGTCAAAATATGAATTGATCAAGTTAATTCAAACAGATCAATTTCGAGTCAAATTAATTATCTAATTGACATCCAATCAAATCTTTAAATTTGTCCGTTATTTTAAatttagtataaattaaattaacaaattcACGTTGAATAAAAATATATCATATGTCATTTGTTTGATGTGAATGGCATATGCTTTACCTTAGACTAATTAAACTACAAAAGTTTCAAAATTTATGTTGGAGTAACAACTTATAGTTTTGCGGTATGAGCACTTAGAGTCTCAAGAATTAATTCTTCATTGTAATTCAAGACATGTGATTTCGTATCGTTAGCACATAGATGAAAAAATAGTTAATGTCATTAAACATGTTGACGTTACacattaaaaaatcaaattttctgaGTTGGTAAATGTGGGTTGGCCTAATGTATCTTTTCATCTCTAAATTTATACATCTTAACATATCACCCCATCAAGCTTTTGTTCTTCTAGCGAGAGTAAGAAATAACCACTTTTATAACGGATAATTTCTCAGTCTTTAACTGTATCTAAATGTAATTTCTCTAAAACTTAATATATTAACATGTAATCATGCTATGGGATCAATATCTAATGTGCTTCCAAGGTTACTTGAGTAGGCTCAATCAGGGAATCTCATCCAAGGATACAAAATCTCTTAATACTACCCCACTTTAACTCGTTTCCTTTTTGCCGATGACACTATTCTCTTTGGTTAAGCATCCTTGGAAGAAGCTACTCAAATTGATTCCATTTTAGGTAAATACAGTTTAGCATCTGGGCAATGTATCAATTAAGCAAAGTTTGATATCACATTTAGCTGTAACACTCGTCTTGCTTGTCATAgagaaattgctaatattctgcATATTCAAAATTCTAGTTCCTTTTTGAAGTACTTGGGATTGCCTGTTTCTTGGGGTAGATCGAAAACACAAGCACTATCCTTTTTGCAAGATCGTATTCTCTCTAAAATCCAAGGATGGAAGAATAAATTCCTCTCTTAAGCAGGAAGAGAAACTCTTATTAAAGCAATTGTACACGAGGTTCCCTCTTATGTTATATCGATATTCAGGCTCCCTAGTGGTTTTGTTAATGACCTCCAGCAGCTCTTAACAAAATTTTGGTGGAGGAATTCATTTGATAAATCGAATGTCCATTGGTTAGGTTGGAATGAGTGTCTTAGCGTATGAGTGAAGGGGGAATTGGTTTTAAGAATCTGAATCTTTTCAATGTGGCATTATTGGCTAAGCAGCCTTAGAGAATTCTAAAAAATTCGGACACATTATGGGTGAAGGTGGTGAAGGGTATTTATTATCCCCACTCAAACTTTTTAAATGTTAAGTGTGTTGAATTAGTCCCTCACGATCATATTTCATTAGGGAATTATTGCTCATGGGTTTGGAGAAGCTTCTTGATTGAAGGTAGAGATGCTATTTTGTCAGATTTGAGATGGAATGtgctaggtttttctttcataaaTGTGTGGAATGAATTTTGAATTCCTACTCTTCCGGGGTTCAAGGTTAGTGGCCTTAGACCACTAGACTCTTCTATTTTGTATGTTGCTGATTTGATCAATTCTGAAACTAGAAACTGGGGCAGACCTAATATTTACGCATCATTTGAGCCTAAGGAGTGTTATGAGATTTTGAAATTTCCTTTAGCGGAAACCGCTAGAGAACCTGAAATGGTTTGGCATCTTGCGAAACAAGGAGCATCTTCAATTAAAGCGGTGTATTTCAAGATTAAAAAAATTCAAgctcattcacaatcacaatagATGGtatcctcttcttcttttcaggTTTGATAGCTTTTTGGAAGAAGATTTGGTCTTTGGAAGTTCCTCCAAAAATCTAGAATTCCATTTGGAGATGTTGTAAGAGTTCTTTGGCATCCAAAGACAATCTTTTCAATGAAAATGTAATGTAAATCCTAGATGCCAGCTGTGTAACCATCAAGAGGAAACCATTGAACACTTGTTATTCTTTTGCCATCTTGCCAAAGTTTCTTGGTTTGGGTCGCCTTTGGGTTATTCTCCTAGGGAGGCAAGTTTTGGTTTTGTTATGGGCTGGTGGAAGCACGTTTTGGAGAACTTCCCATCAACaaaccaatattttgttcaattctCCAGTTATTTATGTTGGAATATTTGGAAAGCTGTTGTGTTCCAGGATTGTAAGCCTAATCCCTGGCTCACCATTAAGAGGTGTTATCCCTTGTAACAACCCAATAGTGGGGTGAATTgggttttaattaaaaatttggaaGGATAGGTGGAGATTATCAAGTGAAATGCACAAGGAAAAGGAATGAAAGAAAGAGCGCAAGAGAttttatagaggttcggctatctCACGTCTACGTCCTCTCCTTAAGGCCCTCCTTAAGAGTTAATTCtactaaaatttttctttgattgaaGAATAAAACCCTTACAATTACCACAAAAGTAAACCATTACTCTTTTATAAATCCCTTTATACTCAAGAATAATTTAATGCTCAATCGCACTCAAGTAGCAATAAATGTTCACAACAACTTTGAACTAACTCTCAGAACAAAGAAATTATAACTCAAAATATCAAGCTCTCAATAATCAATTATGGCAGCttaagttctagagagagaagaagaagtaaCCACCCAAAACCCTATTTTATTAAGTTGCAAAAACTCAAGTTCAGTTGTCGAAGTCATTTACTGTGATTGTCGAAGGTTGGGGCACTAAAAAACATCATTTAAAAAGTGAACTTCAACCGTCGAAGGTCCCAACTTCTGCTACCGAAGTGAACTCTGGAGAAAAAGGACATTTAAGCTTTAAAaactcaaaaaccattattttaAAGAGTGAACTTCGGCTGCCGAAGTGCTCTCTGGATAAAAGGCACAAAAATGGcatttaggcttcaaaaactcgtAACTTATTAACTCAAACTCagatttttttatctatttaaacCGTTGAAAAGTTAATGTgttaaaattttcaatgaaaatactttcaaaaacaaatttgcatttctcaaaagtaaaaatttcattttagtcccccttggtcaagaataagttaaaaattcataactttttGACCTAAACTCGGATTTTCGATCTGTTTAAACTGTTGAAAAGTTAATTtaataaacttttcaatgaaaataCTTTTAAAGacaaatttgcatttctcaaaaataaaaattttattttactccCCTTTAGTcaagaaaaagttaaaaataaagacactaagaaatttAGAGAAACCTAGACTTGAGCTAACATAACTAACCATTTGAGATTCGtaagataaaagaaaattttaaattatagcgTCTCCTTGATCTTTGCTTGaattttttatctcttttaatcttgatttgaaataatttcttaattttgaacTTTGGACCTCCAATCTTAATACAAATACTTCTAAAGTAGATCAGTagcacaataattatttattatcatcaaaacatagaTTAAGATCCCTAGGTCCAACAATAGATTTCATAAGGACATTCAGGATTTGTGTAATTTGGGTTTAAATCCTACGAGTCCTATCCAGCCTATGACTCATCGAAATAATAAAGGTCAAATTAAATGGTCCCCTCTACCTGGTAATGTAATGTCAAGGTAAATGTGGATGCTTCCTTTGATTATATAACGGCGAAGGCAAGTATTATATACTTATTTGTAAATTCAAAAAGAGTGTGGTTGATGGATGTGCTGCCTTCTTTCCATCAGTTTCCCCTTTTAATGCAAAGAGTTTTGTGCTGAAAGTTGTTTATCCTTTTCTTAGTTGTAGAAATTTTCGAATTTTGATTAGGTCATTATCCCTAATCCTTTGTTTAGATCTTTATTTGTGTAGAAGAAATgcggaaaaattaaagaaaagaaaaaaaatagaaattatttggaTATCTTACTAAAATAGAGGAGAAATAGAATTTCTCTTCTAATAGAATTACCTAATGCAAtgagttttaattttattattatatgatgttataagtaattttaatataaataatatctaATCCTCTCCATTTCACTAAATTGGAAAAAAATATTTTGGGTTGATGAAGAAAAATTTggaaatataatttttttcattttctctcatttctctcatttattTGCTATCCAACCAAAGGATGAACattcaaaaaataattatgtCATTTTCTCTAACaatattcaaataaattaattgatgcttctgtttttttttttttttagttgtaTTATGAAGGATTAAGCTAAGATGATCTAAACATAATTATCCAAGAAAAAGTAAAATAGCTTTATGCCTATATCTAATGACACAACTATTTCTTTCTTTCACTAAAATTGAATAAACAAGAAAAATGGGGTTTGGTTgaagaaattatttaaaaatttacttGAGAATTTGTAATTTAATTAACTTCCTGAAAAAAAGTGAAATgcaaattatatatatttgataGCATAAAACTAATGTTTGTCATCATTCATCCgcttatgaatatatatatatttttatttaatttaattaaaattaaaattaaaattaaaaatttcataattaaaattatttttcccaATTTTTGTCTAAACAAGTGAAAGTAAAGCAAAGATCTAAACAACATCCAATTTTTTATACGAGAAAATCAACTAATCTTGGTTTGTATCGAAGCAAACCCATTGTGTGACGAGTTAGTATTAGCCAGTTAGCCACTCGATGTACTTTTATTTAACCGTCAACGGTGTAGGATAGAAGTTTGCATGGACAAATGGTGTGCCTGAGCACCACTATATAATTCACCCTTTGCTTTTGCTTGCTTTGAAAAAGATTTGTACTTTAATTATTCACATTAGTCATTACGAATTTTGCTAGTGGGCCCCATGGCTATAATATCTAACCGTTTTGGGGCTGACAACATTTTGACCGTTGCAAaaaattcttttaaaaattttcatttcaaaaattaacCCGATTAGCACTCCAGTTTCTACTCCTTCCACTCCCTTTCACTGAGGTTTTCACTTTTTAGCACATTGGAATTTAATTCTAGAGGACTGCGAGAAGCAAAAAGTGTAGTGTTAATAGCACCTCACTTCAAAATCTGACCTTCCCCGCTAGCCGTCGGATCTTACTCCAAATTAACAGCTCCGAGTCGCCCCAAAATTAACTCACAAAGTTGCAATCTTGATCTTCCCTCTCTTTCCATTTCTCCTTTTAGCTTCAACTCAGTTCCATATCCCATCAATCACTCAACTTTCCAGGGAAATTTCAAAACTTTCTTGCATTTTGAGCAGTTACTCGAACTGGGTTGGAGAAAAAAAACAGGCATGTTTGAATAGCTAGAAAATTTAGAATGCCAGTGTCAACCAGGTCTCATATCAACAGCCAAGACCAAAATGGTCCAAACACAGTGCAAAGAACCAGACCTAGCTCGGATCAAGAAGAGACCCATGTGAGCTTTCCATTGAGAAATCCCCACCATGGCTTGAAAGAGAAGATGAAAGCTTTGACTCTGTTATATGAGCAGCAAAAGAAAGCTTCTTCAACTCTTCGGAACCTCTCCCCCAAACCTGAAGAGAAACGATTCTCGACACATCCAAGCGTGGATCTCCTCAGTTCTTGCAAAAAAAACGAGAGAGATTTTAAAGAAACTAAAGATTCTGAGCAAGACAATGTAATGAGAGAGAACACAATGCCCACGGTGCCTACATTGCCTAATGCGAAACTTAATTCAGCAGGCACAAGAACCTTTCTGTTGCCACAGCCACCTGTGGATGTTGCTAAGGAGAATCTTGTGATGGGTCCGGATCGTTTTATTGGGTTCCCTTCGTTTCCAAGAAAGGCCAATGTTTCGACTACAGTCGCTAGGAAGCTTTCGATGGGAAGTTCAGTGCCACAAACAGAGCCAAGAGAGTTTCTTGGGAAAGAAAATGTGCTAGAAGTGGAAAAATTAGAATCTGTTTCGGAGAAAAATGAGGCTAGTGGAAGCCGCATCTTAGTGTTTGTGAGGCTTAGGCCTATGTTCAAGAAGGAAAGAGAGGCTGGTTTGCGCTGCTGTGTGAAGATTGTGAATAGAAAAGATGTGTATTTGACTGAGTTTCCTAATGATAATGATTATCTTAGGCTAAAGAGGGTTCGTGGACGCCATTTCACCTTTGATGCTTCGTTTTCGGATTCAACTTCTCAACAGGAAGTTTATTCTACCACGTGAGTTTGATTGCTtcaatttgaatggataaatgttAGTTCTGAGAACGATTTTCCTGCTCGTGAAGCTTGGTGTTGCTTGTTAACAACTATTTCTTGATACATGAAATTCTGATGATATACCTGGAAATTTAACTCCCCCTATGCATTTGAATTCCCATGATTTTGCTGAATAGTTGTTAGCTGAAATTTATATAGCTTCATGTGCTTGAATCACAATTCCtgctaatattttttaattatgcaTTTGAGACCCTACAATCTAGTAATCTGTGTTTGTTTTGATTTACCTTTGCTAATGTTAGCCAATGTGTTTGGTTGCtgagaaaatgaaatgattttatGAGTCTAATGATTCTAGTCCGACAATCAACGAATAGTCAATAGACCATTTCTTAGATGGGCAAAAATGATGACCGATTGAATTGAATTTTCAGGACAGTAGAGCTTGTAGAAGCAGTGTTGCAAGGAAGGAATGGATCAGTATTTTGCTATGGTGCCACTGGTGCTGGGAAAACATACACAATGCTAGGGACAGTGGAGAATCCTGGAGTGATGGTTTTGGCAATTAAGGATCTTTTCACTAAGATTAGACAGAGGAGCTGTGATGGAAACCATGCTGTTCATCTTTCATATCTTGAAGTTTATAATGAAACTGTCAGAGATTTGCTCTCTCCTGGAAGGCCTCTAGTGCTTAGAGAAGATAAACAGGTCTGCCTTCTTTTTTATATTCAATTTATTCCTCTATTTTGCTtaccagaaaataaaataaaaatttctgaTGCTTTTGCTGGATTGACACTGTCACACTGTGTTAACATTCCCTCTATTTCTTCTTTTCCAGGTTCAACTTTTTTGTTATCTATGGCCTGTCAATTTTCCTCAAGGACCTAAagtttttgaagtttataatttgTTCATATTATAGATTTGAACTGTCTTGAATGATATTTGTTCCAATGTAACAGGGAATTATAGCAGCCGGCCTCACTCAGTACAGAGCTTATTCTACAGACGAAGTAACTTCCTACTTCCATAAAAGACTACTTTGAAGGTCAGTAGTTACTTGATTGGAGAAAGTTGATATCTTCATCTGTGCTATGGCAGGTAATGGCATTGCTTCAACGGGGAAATCAAAACCGAACAACTGAACCGACTCGTGCGAATGAAACCTCTTCACGATCACATGCTATTCTGCAGGTTATTGTCTTCGTTTTTTCGTTTCTTCTTGTTATGATTTCAAGGGAAGAAAATTCCCTTGTACTTTTTTAGATTCTTGAAAGGTCTATTCTGCTCCTTTCAGGTTGTCGTTGAATACCGAGTTAAGGATGCTTCAATGAATGTTGTCAATAGAGTGGGGAAGCTCTCACTCATTGATCTTGCGGGATCAGAGAGAGCCTTAGCAACTGATCAGAGAACTCTTAGATCACTTGAGGGTGCAAACATAAATCGATCGCTCCTTGCACTAAGCAGCTGCATCAATGCCCTTGTTGAGGGTAAGAAACACATACCATACCGAAACTCCAAGCTCACTCAACTTCTCAAGGACTCATTAGGAGGAGCTTGCAACACTGTAATGATTGCAAATATCAGTCCAAGCAATCTCTCATTTGGTGAAACTCAAAACACCCTGCATTGGGCTGATCGAGCAAAGGAGATCCGAACCAAGGTTTGATTTGATAATTGTTCTAGTAATTTTGGCATGAAAGCTGACATAATAATGCCATTTGATTCTTCATTTGCAGGCATGCGAGGCAAATGTGGAAATACAACATCTGCCAGAAACTGAAACTGATCAGGCCAAGCTATTACTTGAACTGCAAAAAGAGAACCGTGAATTGCGAGTACAATTAGCTCGCCAGCAACAAAAGCTACTAACCCTCCAAGCACAATCCTTGGCTGCAAATGCCTCCCCAACCCCTCCATCAATTTCCTCTCTCTTAACTCCTAATACCCAaccaaatgaaaaaagaaaagctaGGCCTTCCTTTTTAGCTAGGAACTGTTTCACTCCTGAATCCAGGAAAAAGGGAGAAGAAGAAACAGTTAGAGAGCTTCAGCGGACTATCAAGGCATTAGAGGCAGAGGTTGAGAGAATGAAGAAAGATCATGCGTTACAGATAAAACAGAAGGATGAACGTATTCGTGAGCTTTCTCGAAAGAGTGAGAAATCATTAGTAGGAGTTCCAAAGGAAGGGGCAAAGAGGGTGGTTACCAGGGCTAGCTTGCGACCAAAGGAATCAAACATGGGTGAATTGAAGAGTCCAAGTAACCGCTTCAAGTCACCGGTTCCGACTACAAAGAAACGAAGCTTTTGGGACATAACAACAGCTAACAGCCCATCTGTGGCTACACTAAATGGAAGAAAAACAAGAGGTCATATAATTGCAGAACCTGCTGCAGCTCCTTCCATGCTTCTTCAGGTATATTCCCTCCTTTATTTCCCCTGCACCATTGAAAAACAGTATCATTTTCTGCAATTGAAAGACAGTGACAACAAGAAATGACCAGAAAGCTATCATCTACATTTTCACACCTTAAAGGGCCCAGTGGGCGGAAATCCCTTTTTTTTTAATGTGTGTGAGTTTCTTTTTCTGAAACTGATGCATGTTTCTGGTTTGTGTTCTTATTTGGACAACACATCGTCAATTAAATCATTCAGCCAGGTTTTGCTCGTCAAAGACCACCTTTGAAGTAGGAGATTATTTGACAAGAAGAGGCAGCAATACAAAGAGATTAAGCAACAGTTAGTGATTGAGAAGTCATGAGTCTCCATcacattggaaaaaaaaaaaacattatgcTTCGTAGGTGGTGAAATCTGCTGTGATCAACAAAGTCCTATAGAAGAGATTGTGTTCATAGTTTTTTCCCCCTGAAATTGACTTCTTCCATTCATCAGTACATATTTCCAAAAATGAATATTTATCCCTGAAATTTGGTGTTGGCTCTTCTGGTGTTCCACAAATCCAAGCCTGTTAGCATAAATCATGTTCCACATTTGGTGACGCCTGGAAAATAAATCATTATTCATGTGATCTTGAAAAAAATCCAGCAGAAAATCAGTGAAGTTAGTCTGTTAGCATAAAGTTGGCCTTGCCCAGTTTTATGCTTGACTCAAGTCTACAATTACGAGTCAAGTTACTTGTTATTTGTTGGTTTGTAAACATTTCACCATTTTACTTTGAGTTAATTATATCATAAACTATCATTCATTTCTCTTTGGGAGGATCTGTTAAACTGTATTACTGCATTTTTTTTGAAAACTTCCTTGCTGATATTTTACTCATCCCATAATTCAGAAACATTCCTGATTCAATGCACAAAAGCATGCAAATCTAGACTATTAAACGTGTTGATTCCAAGAGGTAACACTTACAGTATATGAAAAATCAACGTAGAATTGATTTGTTTATATTGATTGCATAGCCACTTGATCAAATCATAACTATATAACAATTAATGATAGCAATTTTTTTTATAGGATAACTAAATgaaattagttattatgttgaggAGGCCATGACGAATATAAAGATAGAGAGAGCTAAATGACAAATACTGCAGTAATATAAATGAAGCCATTTGATAGTTAAATAACCCACTTGAATTTTTAAATCAACCCTGACATTGCTGAACTTTGTCAACAAAGTAACCTTttgttttttcaaaatattaaGGGAACAGTAGAAATGCAGATTGGCATTGGAACTTTCATTGAATCTTTCGGCTACTTGTCTGAACCAGCTTGACTTGCAGCTGCATAATTCACTGGAAAAGGAGGAGGAGGGTTAGGTTGAGAATCGATTAGTTATTATAAATACATCTGCCAAACTCTTTTTGCTTCAAATTCCATTGCAAATTTGCTGAAGCACTGTGTCACCAATCACCTTTAATTCACTACCATTCATTTGCaaacctaattaaaatttttggttatCGAGATTGCATTAATATTATTGTTCTGTGTGCATCATGAACTGAGCTTGCCTTTGCTAAATTTAGAGACGGCCTTTTTGACATCGAGGACCTCTCCTTGTCTCATCCATTGCTAGTGGCCACTCTAGACCACCCACCACCTCCATCGACAACTCAaatgtgggagagagagagagagagaaatgaaaATTAGAAAAGATTTAAGAATAAATAACCCGTTCCAGCtgtgtattttaaataaattcgAGGTGGTTTAAGGTTATTAATCCGGCCGGAGGTTGATCCAGCGAATGGATCAGGTGAATCAGGTGAATAAGTTAATGGTTTAATCAGTGAATTAATGGTTCAATCAATGgatcattaaaatttaatttaaatatatatataaattaattaaatatgatatctaaaatatataaataaataaatataattaattaaattttttttatttaaaataaaactttaacatttattaaattatatttaataaattttaaaagtatttttaaattttatataaaagtattaagTGATATaatgtgtaattttttttatatttgtgatatattaagtatatgttaaaaaaataaatatattaaaataaaaaaataactacCAAGTTAgctcatttaatttttattttaaaaatttttatgagatTTTGAGTTCAATTCTTTATAttaatactaaaaaaaattattttattgaatAATTGAACCGGTCAGGTCAATCGGATCACACTGGTTTACTAGTTCAACCGTCGAGTCACACCGAATTACTTTTTTATCTGGTTTAATTATAAACTCGAATTAATTTGAAAACCGATTCAACCAGTCGGTTTGATCCGAATTCTTTTCAAACTCACTCTATTTTTGAACTCCGGCAGGAACAAGAATGGAAGCAATCTCATTCTTGACCTTGTATAATGTCATTTCTAGGGATTTGACTTGAAGTAACTAAATAAAGCTTATcatattaaattgaaaaaaaaaaaattcatagtcCTTAAAAGTGAATAGACATAGGGATAATAATTAGTAAATTACCCATGAAAATTACTCTACTTAATTCACCCCAAATTATATTAAAATCTATTTTTAAATATCCGAACTTGTACCAAACTCAATTGTTATACTTCAAAAAATAttaccatttaattttatatattttaattaataatctacacaaaaaataatttttattaatagtttatatttaaaaatttaatgattatattaaatgtttaaattctatttatttaaaatataatatataaaaatttataagtattattattaaaaatatttattttatatttaattaattatttatataaacgaattgatcttaattaattacatatattattttttaaatttatcataaaCTCAATTATATATTATCTAAATTTATCCTCTTAAAATTTAgtgaaaactttttttttttttttgcgtaaaaaagcacaactataatttattcCAACTCTCAcc harbors:
- the LOC110640549 gene encoding kinesin-like protein KIN-8A, with the translated sequence MPVSTRSHINSQDQNGPNTVQRTRPSSDQEETHVSFPLRNPHHGLKEKMKALTLLYEQQKKASSTLRNLSPKPEEKRFSTHPSVDLLSSCKKNERDFKETKDSEQDNVMRENTMPTVPTLPNAKLNSAGTRTFLLPQPPVDVAKENLVMGPDRFIGFPSFPRKANVSTTVARKLSMGSSVPQTEPREFLGKENVLEVEKLESVSEKNEASGSRILVFVRLRPMFKKEREAGLRCCVKIVNRKDVYLTEFPNDNDYLRLKRVRGRHFTFDASFSDSTSQQEVYSTTTVELVEAVLQGRNGSVFCYGATGAGKTYTMLGTVENPGVMVLAIKDLFTKIRQRSCDGNHAVHLSYLEVYNETVRDLLSPGRPLVLREDKQGIIAAGLTQYRAYSTDEVMALLQRGNQNRTTEPTRANETSSRSHAILQVVVEYRVKDASMNVVNRVGKLSLIDLAGSERALATDQRTLRSLEGANINRSLLALSSCINALVEGKKHIPYRNSKLTQLLKDSLGGACNTVMIANISPSNLSFGETQNTLHWADRAKEIRTKACEANVEIQHLPETETDQAKLLLELQKENRELRVQLARQQQKLLTLQAQSLAANASPTPPSISSLLTPNTQPNEKRKARPSFLARNCFTPESRKKGEEETVRELQRTIKALEAEVERMKKDHALQIKQKDERIRELSRKSEKSLVGVPKEGAKRVVTRASLRPKESNMGELKSPSNRFKSPVPTTKKRSFWDITTANSPSVATLNGRKTRGHIIAEPAAAPSMLLQPGFARQRPPLK